The genomic region GATCGCGTCCTTGATCCGTTTGCGGCTGAGCGGCAGGTCGCGCAGCCGCTTGCCGGTTGCATGCGCGATGGCATTGGCGAGCGAGGCGGCGGCCGGCCCCTGCCCGGTCTCGCCGCTGCCGAGGAACGGCTGGCCCGGACGGTTGATGATGTGGACGGCGATGCTGTCGGGCACCGCATTGAAGCGCAGGATCGGGTAGGTCTGCCAGTCGATGCTGGTGATCCTTGTGTCGTCGAAGGTGACGCTTTCATACAGCGTCCAGCTCGTCGACTGCACGATCGCGCCCTCGATCTGGTTGGTGATGCCGTCCGGATTGACGACCTGGCCGGCATCGACGGCGGCGACCGCGCGCACCAGCCGGGCCCGCCCGGTTTCGCGATCGACCTCGACCTCGGACGCGATGGCGCAATAGGCGGCGAGATTCTTGTAGCGCGCGAACGCAAAGCCGTAGCCGCCATTCCGCGGCGGCTGCCGCCCGCGCGTCCAGCCGAATTCCTCCGCGGCTTTCTCGACCACCGCGCGGCCGCGCTGGTCGTCGAGATGCCTGAGGCGAAACTCGACTGGATCGGCGCCGGCGAGAGCGGCCAGTTCATCCATGAAGCTCTCGGTCGAGAACACGTTGTGATACGCACCGAGCGCGCGCATCGCGGAGATCCGCAGCGGCATCGCGGGGATGAAGTGATGCATCACATGCGCGTTCGGAAAGTTGTAGATCGGGATCGCGTTGCGGTCGCCGCCACCTTCCGGCAACGGCAACGGCTTTGGTGCGGGCACCGCGAATGATCGCGCCATGTGCTGGGCCGCAAGCAGCGCGCCGGCGCCGCCCGGCCGCATCGAATGAGTGTTGCTCCACACCGCGAAATTCCAGTCGGCAACTTTGCCGTCGGCCGTGAGCGACGCGCTCAATTTCGTCACCATCGCCGGACCATACGGCTCCCAGCCGTGCTCCTCCTCGCGCATCCACTGCACCCGAATTGGGCGCCCTGGCAGCGCCCGGGCGACCAGCGCGGCATCGGCCGCGGCATCGTCGGCGCCATTGTGGCCGTAACAGCCGGAGCCTTCGACATGGATCAGGCGGACGCTGGCGGGCGTCATACCGAGCATCTCGGCGATCGCCTGCCGGTCGGGATAGACGCCCTGCGTGTGCGTCCACACCGTCATCGCGCCATCGACGAATTGCGCGACCGCGCAGGACGGCCCGATCGAGCCGTGCGACTGGTAAGGCCGCGTATAGGTCGCTTGGAGCGACCGCGCGCCGCTCACCGTGGGATCGCTACGCTGGAAGATCGCGAAATCCTGCGACGGCAGCGCAGTCAGCACGTTGGCCAGATCGTGCTGGTTCGGCAGCTTCGCGCTCTCCCGCCACTTCGCGGCGGCGGCCAGCGCGTGCATGGCCTTGACCGCTGAAAATTCCTTCTCCGCCACCACGGCCAGGAAGTTGCCGTCGCGCACGACTTGAATCACGCCGGGCATTTTCTCGATTGCGGCCGTGTCGCATTCCACGAGCTGCGCGCCGTAGCTCAGCGGGCGCACCACGCGCGCGTGCACCATGCCGGGAAGCCGCATGTCCTGCACATAGGCGGCGCCGCCCGTGACCTTGGCCGGAATGTCGACGCGCGGCACCGGCTGGCCCATCACCTTGAAGTTCGCCGGATCCTTCAGGCTTGATGTCGGTTGCGCCTGGACGTGCAACATGTCCGCGGCGACAAGCTCGCCATAGCCGAGACGCCGGCCATCGGGAGCGACGACGGCGGCGTTCTCGGTTCGCAAGACATCGGGCGCCAAGTCGAAACGCTTTGCCGCCTCGGCCACCAGCAACATGCGCGCCTGCGCTGCGGCATGCAGGATCGCCGTGCCGCTGTCCTGCATCGAATGACTGCCGGACGTGTAGCCCTCGTTCGCCGTGAGTTTGGTGTCAGCGGTGATCACCTTCAGCGCATCGAAGGGAATATCGAGCTGCTCGGCCGCGATCTGCTGGAACGCAGTGCGGAATCCCTGGCCGAGTTCGGCCTTGCCCGTAAAGGCCGTGACCTGGCCATTGGCATCGATACGGATCCAGGAATCCAGATTGGGCGATTTCGCCAGACTGCCCGGCAACTCCGGGCTCTGCGTAGCAGTCTGCTCCTGCGCCACCGCATGCCGCAACGAGAAGCTGACGATCAGCGCGCCGCCGCCCGCCAGCACGCTGCGGCGATCGAGAACCACCGGCGCGGTCATCGGACGCTCCTGTCGCTTGCGGCGTCGGCCGTATCCATCAACCTGGCGGCATGGTGCACCGCGCGCAGGATGCGCATATGGGTGCCGCAGCGGCAGAGATTCGGCTCCAGTTCGGCACGGATCTGCGCATCGGATGGCTTCGCGTTGCGCATCAAGAGCGCCTGCGCGCGCATCATCATCCCGGCGATGCAGTAGCCGCACTGTGCCGCCTGCTCCTCCATGAAGGCGCGCTGGATCGGTGCCGGCGCGGCCACGGTGCCGAGCCCCTCGAGCGTCGTCACCTGCTTGCCCTCGACCAGAACCAGCGGCGTGACGCAGGACAGCACCGCCTTGCCGTCGACGATCACCGTGCAGGAGCCGCATTGCCCGAGCCCGCAGCCGAACTTGGCGGCATTGAGCGCTAGATCATTGCGCAGCACATAGAGCAGCGGCGTATCCGCCTCCGCATCGACCTGATGATCCCTGCCATTGACCTTCAATGTCATCATGGCTTGCCTCGCTGTCTGGATTCCGCTGGCGTGTCGCGCGCCGCAAGCGACGTCGCCTGCACCGCGCGCGCATCGCGCACCGCTTTGTCGAGATTGGCCCACGCCGGCCGCTTGCCGAACCGCTCGCGCAGATAGGCCGTGAGCGCGACCATCTGCGCATCATCGATGCTGGCGGAGAAGCCCGGCATGATCGGGCTGCGCTCGCCTTCGACGGCGCCGACGCCCGACAGCACGATATTGAGGAGGTTGCGCGGGTCGGGGCTTGCGATCGCCGTGCTGAGCGCGAGATTGACGCCGCCATAGGGCAGCGCGCGGTTGCCCTCATGGCAGGAGGCGCACGCCGCGGCATAGATCGCTGCGCCGGCCGCATGGGTCTGCGCCGCATCATCGGAAGACGATTGCGCGATGACGTCGGCCGGCCGCTTGCGATCCGGCGCCCGCGCGCCCGAGATATCGGCCATGTACACGGCGATGGCCCGCACGTCGCTATCGGGCACCGTCGCCAGATTGCCGACCACTTCAGCCATCGGCCCGCGCGCGGTGCCATGATCGGCCTGCCAGCCGTGGCGCAAATAGGCATACAGCGTGTCGGCGGTCCACCGCACCGGGGCGTGCGAGGTGTCGTTCAGCGCGTAGGCGTGCCAATTGTCGACCTCGCCGCCGGAGAACTGCGCATTGACACGCTCGGCGCCGAGCGCGTTGCGCGGCGTGTGGCAGGCGCCGCAATGCGCGAGCCCCTCCACCAGATAGGCGCCGCGGTTCCATTCCGCACCCTTCGCCGCGTCCTGAGGGGCATCGCCGCTGCGCAGATACAGCAGCTTCCACCCTGCAATCAGCGGTCGATAGTTCAACGGAAACGAAAGCTGATTCGCCGGCGGTGACGCGTGGACCGGCTGCCGCGTCATCAGGAACGCATACAGTGCCCGGTCGTCCGCATCCGAGACGTTGGTGAAATGGTCATAGGGGAAGGTCGGATAGAGATGCTGGCCATCGCGCGCCACACCCGAGCGCATCGCGCGGACGAACGCCTCCTCCGGCCAACGCCCGATGCCGGTTTCGGCATCCGGCGTGATGTTGGATGAGAAGACGATGCCGAACGGCGTTGGAACCGGGAGCCCGCCGGCATAAGTCGCGCCACCCTGCACGGTGTGGCAGGTGTTGCAATTGCCGATCGCGGCGAGTTCGCGGCCGCGTTTGACCACGTCAGGGTCGAAGGTATCGGCCCGCGGCGGCGCAATGGCGGCAATCTGCGGCCGCCAGGCGACGGCAAAGGCTGCCGCCGCGCCCGCGACCAGTACGATCGCGGCAATGCCTGTGATGATCCGCAGCTGACCGGTCATGCTGAATTGAGTTTGTTGTTGGGACGTGTATTAACACCTTTCATTCCGGTATCGTTCGGCCAGAAGACCTCGATCACCGCCTGTTGACCTCAAGGAATCCTGGAAAATCCCAAAGGGATCGCGCAAGGGATCATGACCGCCCAGCCCGCCCTCGATCGCGCATCCGCCCCGTCTCGCGACGCGCTGTCCGTGCTCAGTTCCGTGTTCGGCCTGTCGGGCTTCCGCGGCGCGCAGGAAAACATCATCCGCCACGTCACCGATGGCGGCAATTGCCTGGTGCTGATGCCGACCGGCGGCGGCAAGTCGCTGTGCTACCAATTGCCGTCGCTGCTGCGCGACGGCTGCGGCATCGTGGTATCGCCTTTGATCGCGCTGATGCGCGACCAGGTCGCGGGCCTCACTGAAGCCGGCGTCAACGCCGCGGTGCTGAATTCGACGCTGTCCTATGAGGAAGCCTCCGAGGTCGAGCGGCGGCTGCTCGCCGGCGATCTCGACCTGCTCTATGTGGCGCCGGAGCGGCTGCTCACGCCGCGCTGCCTCAATCTGCTCGGCCAGGCGCAGATCGCGCTGTTTGCGATCGACGAGGCGCATTGCGTCTCGCAATGGGGCCATGACTTCCGCCCGGAGTATATCGGCCTGTCCGCACTCGCCGAGCGCTTCCCCAAAGTGCCGCGCATCGCGCTGACCGCGACCGCGGACGCGCTGACCCGGAGGGAGATCGCCGAGCGGCTGCAGCTGACCGACGCACCGCAATTCGTCGCGAGCTTCGACCGGCCCAATATCCGCTACGAGATCGTCGACAAGCAGAATGCGACCACGCAGCTGAAGACCTTCATCAAGGAACGGCATGCCGGCGACGCCGGCGTGGTCTATTGCCTGTCCCGCGCCAAGGTCGAGGATGTCGCGGCGGCGCTCAGCGAGGCCGGCATTGCGGCGCTGCCCTATCATGCCGGTCTCGATGCCGGCGTGCGCGCCCGGCATCAGGACCGCTTCCTCAACGAGGACGGGCTCGTGATCGTCGCCACGATCGCCTTCGGCATGGGGATCGACAAGCCCGACGTGCGCTTCGTCGCGCATCTCGATCTGCCGAAGAGCATCGAAGCCTACTACCAGGAGACCGGGCGTGCCGGCCGCGACGGCAAGCCGTCGGCCGCGTGGATGGCCTACGGGCTCTCCGACATCGTGCAGCAGCGCCGCATGATCGATGAATCGACCGGCTCCGACGCCTTCAAGCGCGTCTCGGTCGGCAAGCTCGACGCGCTGGTTGCGCTGGCTGAAACGGTGCATTGCCGCCGGCAGCGCCTGCTCGGCTATTTCGGCGAGACCCGCACGGAGGAAAGCTGCGGCAATTGCGACAACTGCCTGACGCCGCCGCGCGTCCGCGACGGCAAGGTGCTTGCACAAAAGCTGCTGTCCTGCGTCTACCGCACCGGCCAGCGTTTTGGCGCCATGCACCTGATCGACGTGCTGGTCGGGCGGCTGACCGAACGGGTCAAGCAGTTCAACCACGACCAGCTGTCGGTGTTCGGCATCGGCCGCGAGCTCAATGAGAAGCAATGGCGCGCGGTGTTGCGCCAGCTGGTGGCGATGGGCCATCTGCGCGCCGACAGCGACGCCTTCGGCGCGCTTGTTCTGACCGACAGCGCCCGCGGCGTGCTGAAGGGCGAGACCGCGGTGATGCTGCGCGAGCAGCCGGAAGGGGCGCGCAACCGCGCGGTCCGCGGCAAGTCGCGCCGCGGCGAGCTTGTGCCCGCAGCCGACAGCCCGGGCGGTGTCGCAAATCCCGCGCTGCATGCGGCGTTGCGCGCCTGGCGCTCGGACGTCGCGCGCCAGCGCGGCGTGCCGGCCTATGTCGTGCTGCACGATTCGACCATCGACGGCATCGCCGCGATGCGGCCGGACACGCTGGGCGAGCTGCGCAACATCGCCGGGATCGGCGACAAGAAGCTCGAGCATTACGGCGACGAGCTGATCCGCATCGTGAAGTCCAACGACGGCTGAGCGGCACGCAGGATCTCAAACCGGTCCAAGCGCGCTTGTTTGACTGCGATCACACGCTGCCCGAGGAGCGGCGCATCTCTATGCAATCCCTGGCTGCGTCGACCGATCCTGCTCCGGATACCGCGGCCATCGTTCCCGCGGCATAGGAGCCATACCCGGCGCGGCCGCGCATGCGCTTGCGGGCTGCGCCGGCCTCGCCCTAATCTTTCGCTCGCCCGTCCAACGAGGGCGCGGCCACGACAAAACGACAAGACATAACGACAAGACATAGGGAAGAGACGGGCCATGGCTCAGGAGAGCACCGCGCGCAAGGCTGCGCGCCCTGCCGAAACCGGAACGTTCGACGCCGTAGTGATCGGTGCCGGGTTCGCCGGCATGTACATGCTGCATCGGCTGCGCAGTCTCGGCTTCACCGCGCGGGTCTATGAGGCCGGCGGCGGCGTCGGCGGCACCTGGTACTGGAATCGCTATCCCGGCGCGCGTTGCGACGTCGAGAGCCTGCAATATTCCTTCTCGTTCTCCGAGGAACTCGATCAGGACTGGAGCTGGTCGGAGAAGTATTCTCCGCAGCCCGAAATTCTCGCCTACGCCAATCACGTCGCCGATCGCTTCGACCTGCGCAGCCAGATCGTGTTCGACACCCGCGTCACCGCGGCGACCTTCGACGAGCTGGCAGGCACCTGGCTGATCGAGACCGACCGCGGCGACAGGGTCACCGCAAAGTTCTGCATCATGGCGGTCGGCTGCCTGTCGGCGCCGAACCGGCCGGCTTTCCCAGGCATGGCGGATTTCCGCGGACCGATCTATCACACCGGCGAATGGCCGCATGAGGGCGTCGACTTCACCGGCCTGCGCGTCGGCGTGATCGGCACCGGCTCGTCGGCGATCCAGTCGATTCCGATCATCGCGCAGCAGGCCTCCTCGCTCACCGTGTTTCAGCGCACCGCGACCTGGTCGGTCCCGGCGTGGAACGAGCGGCTGTCGGCGGAATATCTCAAGGAAGCCAAGGCGCATTATCCGGAGCTGCGCGCCAAGGCCCGCGCGCGCCCGACCGGCTTCTATTTCCAATTCAACGCCCAGCCCGCGTTGCAGGCGAGCGAGCAGGAGCGCGAGCAACTCTATGAGGAGGCCTGGCAGCGCGGCGGCCTGCCCTTCCTCGGCGCGTTCGGCGACCTCCTGTTCGAGAAGGCCGCCAACGACACCATCGCCGATTTCGCGCGCGAGAAGATCCGCGGCATCGTCAAGGATCCCGCGACGGCCGAGCTGCTGTGCCCGCGAAACGTGTTCGGCTGCAAGCGGCTCTGCGTCGACACCAATTATTTCGAGACCTACAATCTGCCGCATGTGAAGCTGGTCGACGTGTCGACGACGCCGATCGATCGCTTCACGACCGAAGGCGTCGTGGTCGACGGCACCGAATACAAGTTCGATGCGATCGTCTCCGCCACCGGCTTTGCCGCCATGACGGGCTCGTTCGACAAGATCGCGATCACCGGCCGCGGCGGCCAGACGCTGGCCGAGAAATGGCGTGCGGGCCCGCGCGCCTATCTCGGCCTTGCCTCCGAGGGCTTTCCGAACCTGTTCATGATCACCGGGCCCGGCAGCCCATCAGTGCTCGCCAGCATGATCCAGGCGATCGAGCAGCATGTCGACTGGCTGGCGGATTGCATCAGTCACATGCGCGACATCGGCGCCGGCACGATCGAGGCGGTCCGCGACGACGAGGACGCCTGGGTCGCCCACGTCAACGACGTCTCCACAGTCTCGCTGCGCTCGACCTGCAGCTCCTGGTATGTCGGCGCCAACATCCCGGGCCGCCCCCGCGTGTTCATGCCCTATATCGGCGGCTTCCCGATCTATGTGCAGAAGTGCAATGAGGTGATGAACTCGGGTTACGACGGCTTCGTGCTGCAGGGCGGGCGCAACGGCAATGCACCGCCGCAGGTGCGTTTCACCGAGCGCTGGCAGGTGCCGCTCGACATCGAGGTGATCTCGCCGGCCGCGGTCGCCGCGAAGCGGGTTCCCGTGATCTGAGTGCCGGCGGTATCCCCACCGGGATTGCGCATGATAGTGTCGCGCCGGTCCGCGCTTCAAACCGCGGGCCGACGGGGAACATGGCCGACACGGCACTGCAGGGATTGATCGAGCGGATCGGCGCCGACCATGTGGTGCGCCGGCTTGGGATCGAGGCCGCGCACGAGAAGCAGCTGTTCGGCCAGGGCACGCTGGTGTTCAACGTCGAGAACTGGAAGCTGGCGCCGCGGATCATCGAGACCGCGCTCAAGGTGACCGGCCTCCATGGCCGCGCGCGGCGCAACGCCGACAGGGTCGAAGTGCGGCGCAATCTGGTGACGTCGGCGCGGCTGCCGGCGGCCTTCGACGGCTTCACCATCCTGCAGCTCAGCGATCTTCACGCCGACATCAGCCAAGGCGCGATGCGGCACCTGGCTGACATCGTGCGCGATATCGCCTGCGATATCTGCGTTCTCACCGGCGACTACCGCGGCAAGACGTATGGGCCGTTTGAAACGAGCCTCGCGCTGATGCGGGATCTGTGCGCGCGGATCAAGCTGCCGCTCTACGGCGTCCTCGGCAATCACGACAGCATCCGCATGACGCCGGCACTGGAGGCGATGGGCATCAGGATGCTGTTCAATGAGCAGGAGCCGATCACGCGCGATGGCGCGACGATCCACCTCGCCGGGATCGACGACGCGCATTTCTATCGCACCGACGACATTGCAACAGCCGCGGCGGCAATCCCGCGCGATGCATTCTCGATCCTGCTGGCGCATACGCCGGAATCCTATCGCGTGGCGGCGGCGGCCGGCTTCGACCTGATGCTGAGCGGCCATACCCATGGCGGCCAGCTTTGCCTGCCCGGCGGCATCGCGATCAAGCTGGAGGCACGGCTGCCGCGCCGGATGGGCAGCGGCGCCTGGCGGTTCGGGGCGCTTGCCGGCTACACATCGGCCGGCGCCGGCACCAGCCTTGCGCCGGTGCGGCTCAACTGTCCGGCCGAGATCACCGTGCACACGCTGCAGCGGCTCGGTTGAACTCACCCCGCCCGTACGTCGCAGGCGCGCATTGCCAAAATATCGAAAACAACCCCATGCAAAGTAGCCGGAGGCTGCCCGGACGTCGCAAGGAAAGACGCGTGGCCGGTAGCCAGATGCCGCCGCCCTGCCGTGAGGACGGGAAGAAGGCGTAGCGGAGGTCTCAATTGCCCTTCTTCGCGTTCGCGCTCTGCTCGTTCACCGTGCAGGTGATCAGCAGCGTGTAGCCGCGCGCATTCCTGGCAATCTCGGCGGTTTCCTTCTTCATCTCCTCGCGCCACTCGGCGGTCCGGTACGCCACCGCGCTGTTGTCGAGGAAGTCGCGCAGCGCGCCGGTCTTGATCGCGAAGTTGATGTTCTCCGGGATGGTCCCCGTCGCCCGCGCCATCCTGACCGCGTCGAGCTTGGCAGCCACGACGCCGACCACCGCGCCGGTGAGATCGAACAGCGGACCGCCGCTGTTGCCGGGCTGCACGGCGGCGCTGATCTGCAGATGACGGGTATCGTTGAGGATGCCGCTCAACGAAGAGACAATGCCCGTGGTGACCGTGAAATCGGATGTCAGCAATCCGTGATAGGGATAGCCGATCGCCACCACGCCGTTGCCGACCAGGATGGGGTTTTGCCTGAGGCTGACGACATCCTTGAACGGGGTCGGCGCCTGCAGCAACGCGAGATCATTGGTCTCGTCATCGGACACCAGGCGCAGCTTGACCGGCGCCTCGCCGCTCAGGTTGCCCGTGATCTCGCTGCAGCCGCCGACGACATGGTGATTGGTGACGACGTGGCCGCTGCTGCTGACCACAAAGCCGGTCCCCGTCCCCGATCTCGCCGGTTTCTGCGTGGGTCCCGGAGCCGCCTGCTGCGGCGGCGCAGCCGCGGGCTTTGTCGCGACGGCGAACTCGCCGGCATTGGCGACGCCGTTCTTCTTGACCGAGACGACGCAGTTGAGCAGTGCCGGCAGCAGCTGCGCGGTCTGATTGAGGTTGAACTGAAACAACTGGCCCTGCGCGAAGGCGGTCATCTGGCGCGCCTTGCGAAACTGGTTGATCAGCGCCGAATTCACCGGCATCTCGACATTCACGAGCTGGGTGCCGAGCGGCATGCCGTAGACGTTGAAGGCCGGCTGGCCGTCGAAGGTCAGCGCGAGCGGAAAGGCCTCGCCCGCCGTCAGGCGCCAGCTCTCGTGGGCAAAACCCAGGCGCCAGCTGCCATTCTCGGCGATCGACACCATGAAGAAGATGCCGCTTTGATACGTGGTGCCCGCCGAGCAATGGGTGAAGGCGCCATTCTTGTCGTTGGTGAAGGCGCCACCCTTCCAGTTGCCGACGCTGATCGAACCGTAGGGACCGCGGGCATTCGACGGAGTTGCAGACGCAAACAGCCACGCGGCCGCAACGACCGCCCAGATCGCAACTCTCATGACGCACACTCCCCAGCCACAACCCATCATAGGAGGCGGAGAAATTCATCCGCAAGTGGAGCGCGGCTTGGACTTTGGTCCTGCAACCACGCAAGCCCGCCGCGGATGAGGCAACCGCCACACCCTCAAGTTACAGAACTTGTGTTCCTATTTTGTTCCTAATGTCAATCGGGGTGCTTCCGTATTTAAGCCCCCGTGTCCTGAGTTGGATTTCGGAGAGGACTGAGCAAAATCCCCAAAGAAACGGCCCCAGCACCCTTGGAGGGTAATGCTGGGGTCGTTCTCATTCCTGTCCGAGCCGCCGCTGTCGGTAATCGGGCTAGCCCCTCTGGGCCTCAAAAAATTGTCCTTAATGAAACCTTCCCCGCCCAGTGCGCGGATGATCGAATCAAAGCGTGAGCCAGTCAATTAACTTGCGTAAATCAAAGGTAAAGAAATCGTCCGGATGCTTAACGGTCCGGTATTATGGCGCAAACGCCCCAAGGTGTTTGAGTGCCCGTCAGCTCCATCCTC from Bradyrhizobium elkanii USDA 76 harbors:
- a CDS encoding S1C family serine protease — translated: MRVAIWAVVAAAWLFASATPSNARGPYGSISVGNWKGGAFTNDKNGAFTHCSAGTTYQSGIFFMVSIAENGSWRLGFAHESWRLTAGEAFPLALTFDGQPAFNVYGMPLGTQLVNVEMPVNSALINQFRKARQMTAFAQGQLFQFNLNQTAQLLPALLNCVVSVKKNGVANAGEFAVATKPAAAPPQQAAPGPTQKPARSGTGTGFVVSSSGHVVTNHHVVGGCSEITGNLSGEAPVKLRLVSDDETNDLALLQAPTPFKDVVSLRQNPILVGNGVVAIGYPYHGLLTSDFTVTTGIVSSLSGILNDTRHLQISAAVQPGNSGGPLFDLTGAVVGVVAAKLDAVRMARATGTIPENINFAIKTGALRDFLDNSAVAYRTAEWREEMKKETAEIARNARGYTLLITCTVNEQSANAKKGN
- a CDS encoding metallophosphoesterase, whose translation is MADTALQGLIERIGADHVVRRLGIEAAHEKQLFGQGTLVFNVENWKLAPRIIETALKVTGLHGRARRNADRVEVRRNLVTSARLPAAFDGFTILQLSDLHADISQGAMRHLADIVRDIACDICVLTGDYRGKTYGPFETSLALMRDLCARIKLPLYGVLGNHDSIRMTPALEAMGIRMLFNEQEPITRDGATIHLAGIDDAHFYRTDDIATAAAAIPRDAFSILLAHTPESYRVAAAAGFDLMLSGHTHGGQLCLPGGIAIKLEARLPRRMGSGAWRFGALAGYTSAGAGTSLAPVRLNCPAEITVHTLQRLG
- the recQ gene encoding DNA helicase RecQ, which codes for MTAQPALDRASAPSRDALSVLSSVFGLSGFRGAQENIIRHVTDGGNCLVLMPTGGGKSLCYQLPSLLRDGCGIVVSPLIALMRDQVAGLTEAGVNAAVLNSTLSYEEASEVERRLLAGDLDLLYVAPERLLTPRCLNLLGQAQIALFAIDEAHCVSQWGHDFRPEYIGLSALAERFPKVPRIALTATADALTRREIAERLQLTDAPQFVASFDRPNIRYEIVDKQNATTQLKTFIKERHAGDAGVVYCLSRAKVEDVAAALSEAGIAALPYHAGLDAGVRARHQDRFLNEDGLVIVATIAFGMGIDKPDVRFVAHLDLPKSIEAYYQETGRAGRDGKPSAAWMAYGLSDIVQQRRMIDESTGSDAFKRVSVGKLDALVALAETVHCRRQRLLGYFGETRTEESCGNCDNCLTPPRVRDGKVLAQKLLSCVYRTGQRFGAMHLIDVLVGRLTERVKQFNHDQLSVFGIGRELNEKQWRAVLRQLVAMGHLRADSDAFGALVLTDSARGVLKGETAVMLREQPEGARNRAVRGKSRRGELVPAADSPGGVANPALHAALRAWRSDVARQRGVPAYVVLHDSTIDGIAAMRPDTLGELRNIAGIGDKKLEHYGDELIRIVKSNDG
- a CDS encoding c-type cytochrome; the encoded protein is MTGQLRIITGIAAIVLVAGAAAAFAVAWRPQIAAIAPPRADTFDPDVVKRGRELAAIGNCNTCHTVQGGATYAGGLPVPTPFGIVFSSNITPDAETGIGRWPEEAFVRAMRSGVARDGQHLYPTFPYDHFTNVSDADDRALYAFLMTRQPVHASPPANQLSFPLNYRPLIAGWKLLYLRSGDAPQDAAKGAEWNRGAYLVEGLAHCGACHTPRNALGAERVNAQFSGGEVDNWHAYALNDTSHAPVRWTADTLYAYLRHGWQADHGTARGPMAEVVGNLATVPDSDVRAIAVYMADISGARAPDRKRPADVIAQSSSDDAAQTHAAGAAIYAAACASCHEGNRALPYGGVNLALSTAIASPDPRNLLNIVLSGVGAVEGERSPIMPGFSASIDDAQMVALTAYLRERFGKRPAWANLDKAVRDARAVQATSLAARDTPAESRQRGKP
- a CDS encoding (2Fe-2S)-binding protein, giving the protein MMTLKVNGRDHQVDAEADTPLLYVLRNDLALNAAKFGCGLGQCGSCTVIVDGKAVLSCVTPLVLVEGKQVTTLEGLGTVAAPAPIQRAFMEEQAAQCGYCIAGMMMRAQALLMRNAKPSDAQIRAELEPNLCRCGTHMRILRAVHHAARLMDTADAASDRSVR
- a CDS encoding xanthine dehydrogenase family protein molybdopterin-binding subunit, translating into MTAPVVLDRRSVLAGGGALIVSFSLRHAVAQEQTATQSPELPGSLAKSPNLDSWIRIDANGQVTAFTGKAELGQGFRTAFQQIAAEQLDIPFDALKVITADTKLTANEGYTSGSHSMQDSGTAILHAAAQARMLLVAEAAKRFDLAPDVLRTENAAVVAPDGRRLGYGELVAADMLHVQAQPTSSLKDPANFKVMGQPVPRVDIPAKVTGGAAYVQDMRLPGMVHARVVRPLSYGAQLVECDTAAIEKMPGVIQVVRDGNFLAVVAEKEFSAVKAMHALAAAAKWRESAKLPNQHDLANVLTALPSQDFAIFQRSDPTVSGARSLQATYTRPYQSHGSIGPSCAVAQFVDGAMTVWTHTQGVYPDRQAIAEMLGMTPASVRLIHVEGSGCYGHNGADDAAADAALVARALPGRPIRVQWMREEEHGWEPYGPAMVTKLSASLTADGKVADWNFAVWSNTHSMRPGGAGALLAAQHMARSFAVPAPKPLPLPEGGGDRNAIPIYNFPNAHVMHHFIPAMPLRISAMRALGAYHNVFSTESFMDELAALAGADPVEFRLRHLDDQRGRAVVEKAAEEFGWTRGRQPPRNGGYGFAFARYKNLAAYCAIASEVEVDRETGRARLVRAVAAVDAGQVVNPDGITNQIEGAIVQSTSWTLYESVTFDDTRITSIDWQTYPILRFNAVPDSIAVHIINRPGQPFLGSGETGQGPAAASLANAIAHATGKRLRDLPLSRKRIKDAIDA
- a CDS encoding flavin-containing monooxygenase is translated as MAQESTARKAARPAETGTFDAVVIGAGFAGMYMLHRLRSLGFTARVYEAGGGVGGTWYWNRYPGARCDVESLQYSFSFSEELDQDWSWSEKYSPQPEILAYANHVADRFDLRSQIVFDTRVTAATFDELAGTWLIETDRGDRVTAKFCIMAVGCLSAPNRPAFPGMADFRGPIYHTGEWPHEGVDFTGLRVGVIGTGSSAIQSIPIIAQQASSLTVFQRTATWSVPAWNERLSAEYLKEAKAHYPELRAKARARPTGFYFQFNAQPALQASEQEREQLYEEAWQRGGLPFLGAFGDLLFEKAANDTIADFAREKIRGIVKDPATAELLCPRNVFGCKRLCVDTNYFETYNLPHVKLVDVSTTPIDRFTTEGVVVDGTEYKFDAIVSATGFAAMTGSFDKIAITGRGGQTLAEKWRAGPRAYLGLASEGFPNLFMITGPGSPSVLASMIQAIEQHVDWLADCISHMRDIGAGTIEAVRDDEDAWVAHVNDVSTVSLRSTCSSWYVGANIPGRPRVFMPYIGGFPIYVQKCNEVMNSGYDGFVLQGGRNGNAPPQVRFTERWQVPLDIEVISPAAVAAKRVPVI